Part of the Thermomicrobiales bacterium genome, GCGCAACGGATGTAGCCGCTGGTAAATGGCTGCGGTCTCCCGGCGCGGTCCGCTGCGCCGCGGACCTGCTCGCGAGCGGCTGTCGCTGTCTCGGGAACGGGCCAGTTGAACAGCGCACCGTCGGCGATCTCGCCGGCCAGCGCGCGCATCTTCGGTCCGGTTGCGGCGATGATGATCGGCACGTCGATACGCGGTCGCAGCGCCTCGATCGTCTCGCGAATGGCGCGGAGTGGACGTTCTGCGCCACCGGTGCCGAGACCGATCGTGAGGCGATCGAGCGGTAGCGCGAGACGCTCTATCGCGCGCAGGATGTCATCAGCAGATCGTCGACTGACGCCGAGGACGCCGGTATAGAGCCGGAGCGTTGTCGTTGCGCCGGCAGCGGCCGCGA contains:
- a CDS encoding LLM class flavin-dependent oxidoreductase; translation: MGRGFGIISTTPLDVVAQVAAEAEQRGYSSLWTNDIPGGDGLDVLAAAAGATTTLRLYTGVLGVSRRSADDILRAIERLALPLDRLTIGLGTGGAERPLRAIRETIEALRPRIDVPIIIAATGPKMRALAGEIADGALFNWPVPETATAAREQVRGAADRAGRPQPFTSGYIRCALMPQAEAAVNAEIGHFAAGGVYATQLAAVGKTAHDAVIQGTDAAGLQPGIAAFEPILDEVVVRAVTADESAASLLELLRAGAPPT